ATCGGGATTaaaaaggactccaaccaagatattttagcatacatcacataaataaggtaaagaaacttaacaaaataagCAGAAGAAATAACTCAAAAGTGAAGTCCAagagatagaaatactcaaaaAGTGTCAAAAATGGACCACATCAAAGtaacgtctaaacatgcctctaagtcTATGTTTGATGGGGGATTAggataagctcctagctcaaTTGAATCATACGAAGAAATTTAAAGTAGCAAtgtgaaaataaatttatgtcctcaatgaaatgaggactcaccaactctttcaTAACTAAAACAAATCTAGTCACAAATAGGATGGTCACCGTccgatcctacattatgagtcaatgtaggcaaaatatgtgttagtacatagaggGTACTAAGTAAGTGAGTTAtgtatgaacaagtaatagTACATGAAAAATATGGCATTGGATGCATCACCAATCATAATCAActtgagtaaagcttaaagcacataaaacatatgaaaaattattgtcaATGCATCATACTTTGtagtaaatctcatatcttagcattcaacttgtgtgggataagacctttaaccgatatcttaataccatgcgatctataacatggaatttgatgtaactcccacatcaaaaATAGAGGCTACTTcacaaggtagactctgtgagaaacaactttaactttgtgttctatatgtggatccactagctaggccataaaggcaactgtcacgacccagccCCGTGGGCCGTGACTGGTTCCCTATTAGGACACCCAAACGAACTTACATACCAAATTATCATATTACAAAATAATTCCAATTTAATATTAGTCTTAATCAGAATAACAGGCTATCCTTAATTTCAGTAGCCGCGTGTGCAGAAAATAATTTAACAAACCAAAAAGGGGCAACGAAGGGTGCGTCACCGGATACGTacatatatacaaacatatgGGCCATTTTGGCCGTTATAACAAAAGGGGCCTCATTAAGATACAAATCATATGCGAACGAACATACACGACCCATGACCCACACCTATCTCTACAGGCCTCTACCAAAGCATAACGAaaacatatgacgggacaggacCCCGCCATACCCAAATATTCAAATACATAAGAGTGTGTACATCATAAAGGCATATACCAAAATGCGGCTCCAAGTCAATAGAGCACTCTGTAGTAGAAGAAGGTATGCAGCCTATGCCGATGGATCCAGAACGtctatacctgcgggtatgtaacgcagcccccaaagaaagggggtcagtacgaaatatgtactaaatatgtaaagcacACGTGTAAGGAATATAAATCATAACTGAAAGGGAGGGTACACGGAGCACATACCAAACCAGAACATTAAAATCTGTACTGAaaacatatgtacataatgcaagtaaaatcatgcataaggcATAAGAACGTGGTCACCACCCTGACACTggtgccacaacacatcatactccAGAAGGTTTCAAATCTCCGTACCAACCCCAAACATATCGTATCATCACAGCATGCCATATCATCAGAACATATCATATGCCATGTCACATCATGTCACCATAGACGGTACCCGGCCCTATGGCGAGGTCTCGGGACCCGTAACACATCATACTGCCGAGTATATTATAGGGCGCACGATTACAAAGCCAGCCCGGGTTCCGGCGAACGATATCATAGTAATATGCACGagcggagtagtgagaaactaatgcagcacatatatatatcaaacatTTCTGAAATTATGTTTACAGTCCCAAAACGGGTATTAGAACATAAGGGGACGATCaggatattattattttattcttagtttttgtaggaaaactcatGGGCAAAAGTTATCCCTTTATGTTATATCAGAATAAACAAGATAGGAGAACTAGGTGAATTTCGGAGCTAGTGGGCCCACCTTTGGCCAAGCTGAGGTGGCGTACATAAATTTCAAACATTTGGCCCTACAGAGTCATCTATCAAGGTTGTAGGATGATGCGGTCATATAAGTAGAAGTTACGGATATTTGCATGTTTCTTTTCAACATACAtgaatttttaattcaatttcactGAATGGATTTCTAGGAAATTTAAGCTTGGATTCTCATGAGTAGAGTTTTTCCCGAGACTCAAATTACAACCTACTACACTTAGGATatgccaaaacaagaaaaagaggagctttacataccttatctgCTTCTTACGCTCACTCAAATTCAAATCCCGTTTCttccaaaatctacaaatggTCACAATTACCAATTGTAAATTATAAGcctttaagagttcaattttttttttcctttacttgcctacaaaaatttgggcagcacctcccctataaattcaacatccccgagaatttaactcggctagaatatcaacaacaacacccacAAGCATaccaacaatatcaacaattacTACAAAGCACAATTTACACTAaaaatctttcttcttcttctcttttgtcACATAAGGCCACAAGTTCTATTTCACCTCACCTTCAAACTAATATCAACATTTCATATTCATTTACTAGCTCAAGACCACGTAATCATAATTCGAAAGAAGTTAACATTATGCCATACAATATGTAAGAATTCCACCAAAACCATAATCCACCCAAAACTTCTACGAATGTAACGAAACTACCAAATTGCATTGTCTCCCtccaaattcattaagaataacaataatccACATACTAGAATTCTATTTCCATAATTACACaaaaactatactaaaatcacataattctctATAACAACTTATAACCAATTTTAATGCCATCTCGAATCATTAAACTTTTAGTTACACCATAATCGCCATAACGACACCactaacaagctaaataaagTTCAATTCCTCTTCTCCCAACCATCACACCACATGACCACACACACCCACTTGCACACCCACATGGTCACACACCCACATACATCATAATTACATGATTTCCACTTAATTCCACTAGCTACAACACATAGacttcttccataacataaaaagatagagttcttaccttttcttcaattttcgaCTTGCCACAAATGAAATTTTCTCGCTCAATTAATTATACTACGTTGAAGAGGGCCTCAAACTTGACAAGAATTCAAGAAGATaagatttttggatcaaagttgaaaaacttggaatttttccccttttcttcCTCTAGTATCGGTCTCTTCTTCTCTTGGAAGATGACTTAGCTCTCTTTGGAAGTCTTGAAACTTCTAGAGACACATATACTAAATAGATGATGGGCCAATATAATTAATGAACTAAATTTTCAAGGCTTGGGCCATATCATGTATTGGGCCCTAATTTCTCTTattccttattattattattttgagcccAACTATAAGTCTTACTAGTAATTCACAAAATTAGtttccaaaatttccaattttttttttgccctcggtcttcctccgtatttccacaccattttttttcatgaacatcacaccggtactaattgaaataaataaaataatccaaaaatattttttcctctttccGAATGCGCAAAGGTGCGAGATGTAACATCCTCCCctcttttagaacattcgtccccgaatgttaaattaGCCTTATGGGTTGGATTCTTTATATGGGCGGCAcacataattaattactaattaatgtaattaattaagaaatttAAGTTACCTGACGGCATAGGAAACAGGTACAgatatttcttcttcatctcgCTTTCAGCCTCCCAGGTCATTTCCTCTCGGTTATTGTTCCTCCATAGAACCTTGACAGAGGGTACATCCTTGGTGCGCAATCTTCTCACCTGCCGATCTAAAATGACTACGTGATGTTCTTCATAAGATAGCTCTTCCGTTATCTGTACATCTTCTATAGGAAATATTCTGGaaggatcaccaacacatttatgaagcatagatacatgaaataccgggTGCACTGCCTCCAGATCGGACAGTAAGTCTAGCTCATAGGCGACTTCGCCTATCCTCCGGGTGATCTGATAAGGTCCGATATACCGCGGACTAAGCTTACCCTTTTTgccaaacctcatcacacccttcatgggagacaccTTCAGAAATACCCAATCGCCAATCTGAAACTCTAGTGGTTGACGTTGCTTATCTGCATATaatttttgtcgactctgggtaGCCAATAATCGctcccgaataagctttaccttatCAACTGCTTGCTGTACCACATCTGGCCCAATTAATTTAGTCTCGCccacatcaaaccaaccaatcggggATCTGCACTTCCTACCATATAGGGCTTCATACGGAGCCATCTAaatgctagaatggtagctattattataagcaaattcaataagtggcaaatgatcatcccagctacctttgaaatcaattacACAGGCCtgcaacatatcttccagcgtctgaatagtgcgcttGGCCTATCCATCGGATTGAGGATGAAATACGGTGCTAAGACTCACCTGAGTCCCTAATCCTTCCTGGAACGATCTCCAGAAGTTAACCGTAAATTGGGCACCTCTGTCAGTTATAATAGATACAGGAACTCCATGgagccttactatctccttaatatataatctagcataatcCCCAGCCGAATACGTAGTCCGAACAGgaagaaaatgggctgattttgttaatctatcaacaataacccaaatagaatcatatctGCGTAGAGTGCGTGGTAATCGTGtaacaaaatccatattaattctTTCCCACTTCAAAGCGGGAATTTCCATTTGCTATAGTAATCCAGCGGGCTTTTGATGCTCGATCTTGACTTGCTGACAGTTAGAACACTGACCAACAAACTCTGCAATGTCTCTTTTCATCccgtcccaccaatataaacatttgagatcatgatacatttttgtggatccaggatgaatagaatatcgggCATTATGTGCCTCGCCCATAATTTGCTGCCGCAGCCCTGCAACGTCAGGTACACATATCCTGCCTTCACATAATAATACCCCATCAGACAAAATTTTGAACTGAGTCCTTTCTTTGTTAAAAGCCACATTTTTGTACTGTAACAAATTGGGATCCTCGAACTGCCGCCGTTTTACCTCTTCCATAAGTGATGATTCAacaatatctcagatagaaatcCCGGTATCTCCAGAATCGGCCAAACGAACTCCAAGGCTGGCTAACTGATTAATCTCACgaaccaattctttcttttctggtGGCACGTCGGTTAAACTGCTCATAGACTTGCGGCTAAGTGCATCAGCTACCACATTGGCTTTCCCTGGATGATACAAAATatcgacatcataatctttcaataattcaagccatcttctctgCTGCAAATTTAGCTCTTTttgcttaaaaatatattggAGGCTCTTGTGGTCCATATAAATATCAACGTGGACCCCATATAAATAATGCCGCCACATcttcaaggcatgaatcaccgcggctaattctaaatcatgagtgggaTAATTTCTCTCGTGCGGTCTAAGCTGTCgggaagcataagctatgactcgATCGTGCTGCATTAACACGCAACCTATCCCAATAcccaaagcatcacaataaatgacatACCCCTCTGACCCCTCTGGAAGAGCTAAAACTGGAGCTGTAATCAACTTTTCCTTCAGCAATCGAAAACTGcattcacaagcatcagtccaaTGAAATTTTGCTGCCTTCTGAGTTAGCTTTGTTAAGGGTGTCGCAATAGAAGCAAAATTttctacaaatcttctataatacccagctAACCCCAGAAAACTGCGTACCTCTGTCGGTGTGGTAGGCCTGGGCCAATTTTGTACAGCCTCAATCTTTTATGTATCGACCCGAATGCCATCTGCTCCAACAATATGCCCTAGGAATGCCACGGAGGttaaccagaattcacatttagagaatttagcatataatttttgttgtcaaagtatgctgaGTACTGTTCTCAGATGATCGGAATGTGCTTCTGCTGATCATgagtaaactaaaatatcatcaataaatataatcacgAACATATCAAGGTACAGCCGAAATACccgattcatcaagtccataaacaccgctggagcattagttagcccaaaagacatcaccctgAATTCATAATGCCCATATCGGGTCCTGAaagcagtctttggaatatctgcctctcgtacccgtacctgatggtagcccgaacgtaaatcaatctttgaaaaatatttggaacccagcaactgatcaaataaatcgtCAATCCGGGGGAGggggtatttattttttatggtcaccttatttaattatctgtagtcaatacacatccgcagtgacccatctttcttccttacaaataatACCGGCGCTCCCCAGGGCgatgtgctgggcctaatgaagcctttgtctaataagtctttcagttgctctttcaattcttttaatTCCCTCGGCGCCATTCTATACGGAGGGATGGATATAGGTTGAGTAGCCGATAGTAAATCTATCATGAACTCTACCTCCCGTTCAGGGGGAAGGCCTGGAAGCTCTTCCGGAAATACATctgggaattcattgactaccGGAACTGATTGGAGAACAGGTGTCTCGGCCTTAGTATCATATACCCGAACCAAATGATAAATATAGCCTTTTTGAATCATCTTTTtcgccttgaggtatgaaataaacttaccccttgGTGATGCTGTACTTCCTGCCCATTCTACCACTGGTTCTCCTGGAAATTGAAACCGAACTACCTTTTTCCGGCAGTCGACATTAGCATAACAGGAAGCTAACCAGTCCAtccccataataacatcaaattcgaTCATATCTAATTCCACCAAATCAGCTTTAGTACAACAATCACATATAATCACAGAACAATCCTTATATGCCTGCCTAGCTATAATAAAATCCCCAACtggtgtagctacctcaaatggcTCTATAGGTTTGGGAGTTATTCCAATTTTACTAGCAACGAGCGAAgagatatatgataaagtagatcCGGGAtcaatcaatgcatatacagATCGAGAGAAAACCAATAATGTACCCTTGACAATATTTGGCGACGCCTCCTGATCCTAGCGGCTAGCCAATGCATATATGCGTttcgaaggaccgctagaaTCAGAAACCCCACCACAACTTCGACTACGACCCGCCAGTGATGGCATACCTCATCCCGCAGAACGTACAGCTGGAGGGGTAGACGATTAACCAGCAACTGATCCTGTCGGCTGAACTACGCCAGCTGCACCACTCACCAACGGACAATCTCGCAtgatatggccttgacggccgcaaGAAAAGCAGGCTTCTGTAGCTCGGTAGCACTCCCCGGGATGTGATCTCCCATAATAAGAACACCGAGGCATAGGGGGCCTGGACTGACCAGAACCTCTGCTCGTCTGTGGACCTGATGCTCTGGAACTCTGGCCGGCCCCAGACGGCCCTGCACCATCAAGTCGTCTAACGGCGGACTACGTACTCCGACTTAACAGAGGAAGATATCTACCGGACTGCTGCTGAGGCTGCCCGCCTTGAAAATCTCTGGAATACCCCACTAATCTGGACCTCTTAGGCGGCCTCCTGTCACGATCTCTACCAGAATAATCTCCCCTGTCCCGGTCCTCCATTCCCTGCGCATAGGCCTGTAGTCGGCCAATATCCATGCCGACCTGAGATGCCATCGCCATACAACTGTCAACCAAATAACGATCTAACCCTATCACGTACCGATGCATCCTGTCCTCCATATGAGCTACAATAGTAGGTGCATATCGAGCCAGAGAATCAAACTCCAAGCTGTACTCTCGAACACTCCTGCCTCGCTGCCTCAGCTGTAAAAATCTATCAACTCTCGCCCGCCGTAGCTCCGGGGGCAATAAATGGCTAAGGAAGGCAGCTGCAAACTCATCTCATACCGCTGGGGGAGCACTCTCGCCCCTGGACAGCTCCGAGGACTCATACCAGTTAATCGCAATATGCCGTAACCTGTGTGAAGCTAACTCAACAGACTCAGTCTCAGAAGCCCTGACCAGTCTCAATGAGTGCTGCATCTGCCGAATAAAATCTTGGGGGTCCTCCTCGGGCTTAGACCCGAAAAACTCTGGAGGATTACATGTTAGGAAATCGCGGACCCTCAAACTATCACGTCTGTCATCATCATCACCTCTCTACCCACGTCCGTGAGCCTGACCCGCTACTATCGTCGTCAGCAACTGCACAGCCTCCTTCAGCATCCTATCCTCCGCCCCAGGCTGAGGAGTTGGAGGCTCGGGCGCTGGAGCCTCTGGAGCTAATGGGGGAGCTGCTCCAGGCTCCTCCGGTGGTGGTGTAGCAGACCCTTCTGACTGGGGCATAACATTTGGCATAGTCTGAGCACGAGCCCGGGTAGCTCTCGGCCTTCGACTCGTCCATCCAACCACTGCTTTGCCCTTCTGGGCCGCCATTGCATTctttggaggcatcactgaaaAATACAACAGCCGATTAGAAAAGGAATTCATCCTAATAGCATAGCTCTCACGCATGATCTAAGATTCAAAGAAAAGTAACACCCTAAATGTCCTgcagcctcctatttatagatgtggtgcacaatacaccgatAAACAGGACTCTACGAGACATGGcctgtagacactccgaggacaaaccgctctgataccacttttgtcatgacccagccccgtgggccgcgactggtgcCCTATTAGGACACCCAAACGAACTTACATACCAAATTATCATATTACAAAATAATTCCAATTTAATATTAGTCTCAATCAGAATAACAGGCTATCCTTAATTTCAGTAGCCGCGTGTgcagaaaataatttatcaaaccAAAAAGGGGCAACGAAGGGTGCATCACcggatacgtatatatatacaaacatatgGGCCGTTTTGGCCATTATAACAAAAGGGGCCGCATTAAGATACAAATCATACGCGAACGAACATACACGACCCATGACCCACACCTATGTCTACAGGCCTCTACCAAAGCATAACGAAAACATATGACGGGATAAGACCCCGCCATACCCAAATATTCAAATACATAAGAGTGTGTACATCAGAAAGGCATATACCAAAATGCGGCTCCGAGTCAATAGAGCACTCTGTAGTAGAAGAAGGTATGCAGCCTACGCCGATGGATCCAGAACgtctatacctgcaggcatgtaacgcagcccccgaagaaagggggtcagtacgaaatatgtactgaatatgtaaagcacaCGTGTAAGGAATATAAATCATAACTGAAAGGGAGGGTACACAGAGCACATACCAAACCAGAACATCAAAATCTGTACTGAaaacatatgtacataatgcaagtaaaatcatgcataaggcATAAGAACGTGGTCACCACCCTGACACTggtgccacaacacatcatactccAGAAGGTTTCGAATCTCCGTACCAACCCCAAACATATCGTATCATCACAGCATGCCATATCATCAGAACATATCATATGCCATGTCACATCATGTCACCATAGACGGTACTCGGCCCTATGGTGAGGTGTCGGGACCCGTAACACATCATACTGCCGAGTATATTATAGGGCGCACGATTACAAAGCCGGCCCAGGTTCCGGCGAATGATATCATAGTAATATGCACGagcggagtagtgagaaactaatgcagcacatatatatatcaaacatTTCTGAAATTATGTTTACAGTCCCAAAACGGGTATTAGAACATAAGGGGACGATCaggatattattattttattcttagtttttgtaggaaaactcatGGGCAAAAGTTATCCTTTTATGTTATATCAGAATAAACTAGATAGGAGAACTAGGTGAATTTCGGAGCTAGTGGGCCCACCTTTGGCCAAGCCGAGGTGGCGTACATAAATTTCAAACATTTGGCCCTACGGAGTCATCTATCAAGGTTGTAGGATGATGCGGTCATATAAGTAGAAGTTACGGATATTTGCATGTTTCTTTTCAACATAtatgaatttttaatttaatttcactGAATGGATTTCTAGGAAATTTAAGCTTGGATTCTCATGAGTAGAGTTTTTCCCGAGACTCAAATTACAACCTACTACACTTAGGATatgccaaaacaagaaaaagaggaactttacataccttatccgcTTCTTACGCTCACTCAAATTCAAATCCCGTTTCttccaaaatctacaaatggTCACAATTACCAATTGTAAATTATAAGcctttaagagttcaattttttttttctttacttgcctacaaaaatttgggcagcacctcccctataaattcaacatcccCGATAATTTAACTCAGCtagaatatcaacaacaacacccacAAGCATaccaacaatatcaacaattacTACAAAGCACAATTTACACTAaaaatctttcttcttcttctcttttgtcACATAAGGCCACAAGTTCTATTTCACCTCACCTTCAAACTAATATCAACATTTCATATTCATTTACTAGCTCAAGACCACGTAATCATAATTCGAAAGAAGTTAACATTATGCCATACAATATGTAAGAATTCCACCAAAACCATAATCCACCCAAAACTTCTACGAATGTAACGAAACTACCAAATTGCATTGTCTCCCtccaaattcattaagaataacaataatccACATACTAGAATTCTATTTCTATAATTACACaaaaactatactaaaatcacataattctctATAACAACTTATAACCAATTTCAATGCAATCTCGAATCATTAAACTTTTAGTTACACCATAATCGCCATAACGACACCactaacaagctaaataaagTTCAATTCCTCTTCTCCAAACCATCACACCACATGACCACACACACCCACTTGCACACCCACATGGTCACACACCCACATACATcataattacatgattttcactTAATTCCACTAGCTACAACACATAGacttcttccataacataaaaagatagagttcttaccttttcttcaattttcgaCTTGCCACAAATGAAATTTTCTCGCTCAATTAATTATACTACGTTGAAGAGGGCCTCGAACTTGACAAGAATTCAAGAAGAcaagatttttggatcaaagttgaaaaacttggaattttttcccttttcttccTCTAGTATCGGTCTCTTTTTCTCTTGGAAGATGACTTAGCTCTCTTTGGAAGTCTTGAAACTTCTAGAGACACATATACTAAATAGATGATGGGCCAATATAATTAATGAACTAAATTTTCAAGGCTTGGGCCATATCATGTATTGGGCCCTAATTTCTCTTattccttattattattattttgagcccAACTATAAGTCTTACTAGTAATTCACAAAATTAGtttccaaaatttccaattttttttttgccctcggtcttcctccgtatttccacACCATtcttttttcatgaacatcacaccggtactaattgaaataaataaaataattcacaacCTCATTCTTTGcaagccaaaaatattttttcctctttccGAATGCGCAAAGGTGCGAGATGTAACAGCAACCTACTTggacaacgtagtttgggactttaggttggtactaggattct
The genomic region above belongs to Solanum dulcamara chromosome 5, daSolDulc1.2, whole genome shotgun sequence and contains:
- the LOC129890554 gene encoding uncharacterized protein LOC129890554, with the translated sequence MEEVKRRQFEDPNLLQYKNVAFNKERTQFKILSDGVLLCEGRICVPDVAGLRQQIMAHFLPVRTTYSAGDYARLYIKEIVRLHGVPVSIITDRGAQFTVNFWRSFQEGLGTQMAPYEALYGRKCRSPIGWFDVGETKLIGPDVVQQAVDKVKLIRERLLATQSRQKLYADKQRQPLEFQIGDWVFLKVSPMKGVMRFGKKGKLSPRYIGPYQITRRIGEVAYELDLLSDLEAVHPVFHVSMLHKCVGDPSRIFPIEDVQITEELSYEEHHVVILDRQVRRLRTKDVPSVKVLWRNNNREEMTWEAESEMKKKYLYLFPMPSGNLNFLINYIN